Proteins from one Triticum aestivum cultivar Chinese Spring chromosome 7A, IWGSC CS RefSeq v2.1, whole genome shotgun sequence genomic window:
- the LOC123148881 gene encoding uncharacterized protein, protein MAGNRRRRRRGRARPQQAAEPSPPPAPASLSSSREVAVAARPSKKICDASGSISSPSSGSHAWENLLDSLLHQIISLISSFHDLLAFRGTCHSWHAAASSFPSAYTFSFPPLHLKPDVSQESYNSDRKSQLVDPAKKSLSHRCSAPGITPHPMRYLGCSYGYLIFSDRRHCHLVDVYTGTKVKPPKFQSESNTLIYFGILTAPLNSPNSRLILFSRISMLQWQVGTNSWTEHPHVGELIHQIVLFKGQMFAMDFVQRLHTIHIAPELSMQEVAVMWEQSMLVGLHSKPWLVVCGDMLLLVDLSVSMDQLFGFPGTFQVFRLDFSVEPAKWVKMDKLDNWALFLTNDRRNPTLSCMNPERWGGKSNYIYVPTKSEDFDEPWTAIEVGQPVPSSTHRMSFSSAATAHCSPLNSLWVLPSLVYGVDQ, encoded by the exons ATGGCCGGGaaccggcgccgccgccgtcgcgggaGAGCGCGGCCGCAGCAGGCCGCCgaaccctcgccgccgccggcaccagcCAGCCTCAGCTCCTCCAG GGAAGTTGCTGTTGCAGCAAGGCCCTCTAAGAAAATCTGTGATGCCTCTGGATCTATTTCCTCACCTTCGTCAGGATCTCATGCCTGGGAAAACCTTCTAGACAGCCTGCTCCACCAAATCATTTCTCTCATTAGCTCATTCCATGACTTGCTTGCTTTCCGCGGCACCTGTCACTCATGGCATGCTGCAGCCTCTTCCTTCCCATCTGCATATACCTTCAGcttcccacccctccacctcaAACCAGATGTAAGCCAAGAGAGTTACAACTCTGATCGCAAATCGCAGCTTGTTGATCCTGCTAAGAAAAGTTTATCCCATCGTTGTTCAGCGCCTGGAATTACTCCACATCCCATGCGCTATCTGGGCTGTTCATATGGTTATCTTATCTTCTCTGATAGGAGACACTGCCATCTCGTCGATGTGTACACTGGCACAAAGGTGAAGCCGCCAAAATTCCAATCTGAGAGTAACACTTTGATCTACTTTGGCATCCTTACGGCTCCACTAAATTCGCCCAATTCACGTCTCATCCTTTTCTCGAGAATCTCCATGCTCCAGTGGCAGGTTGGAACAAATTCCTGGACAGAGCACCCTCATGTTGGTGAACTCATCCATCAGATTGTGCTCTTCAAAGGCCAGATGTTTGCCATGGACTTTGTTCAAAGGCTACATACCATACACATAGCACCTGAGCTCAGCATGCAGGAAGTAGCAGTTATGTGGGAACAGAGCATGCTCGTAGGCCTGCATTCTAAGCCATGGTTGGTGGTCTGTGGTGACATGCTTCTCTTGGTAGATCTCTCGGTAAGCATGGACCAACTGTTTGGCTTTCCTGGCACCTTTCAAGTCTTCCGCCTCGACTTCTCAGTTGAACCAGCTAAGTGGGTGAAGATGGATAAGTTGGACAATTGGGCTCTCTTCCTTACCAATGATAGGAGAAACCCTACACTTTCTTGCATGAACCCTGAAAGATGGGGTGGAAAGAGTAACTATATTTATGTTCCAACAAAATCAGAAGATTTTGATGAGCCATGGACTGCAATAGAGGTTGGACAGCCGGTGCCCAGCTCGACTCACCGTATGTCATTCAGTTCCGCAGCCACTGCCCATTGCAGTCCACTAAATAGCCTCTGGGTGCTTCCCAGTTTGGTCTACGGGGTTGACCAGTGA
- the LOC123148883 gene encoding avenin-like a4 has product MKTMFILALIALAATNVVAQLDTTCSHGYGQCQQQPQQQVNTCAALLQQCSPTPYVQSQMWQASGCQVMRQQCCQPLAQISEQARCQAVCSVAHVIMRQQQGQSFSQPQQQQVQSFGQPHQQVPVEITRMVLQTLPSVCSVNIPQYCATTPCSTIFQTPYNIPMAATCVGGTC; this is encoded by the coding sequence ATGAAGACCATGTTCATCCTCGCTCTCATTGCCCTCGCGGCGACCAACGTCGTTGCGCAGTTGGACACTACATGTAGCCATGGCTATGGGCAATgccagcagcagccgcaacagCAGGTGAACACATGCGCTGCTCTCCTGCAGCAGTGCAGCCCGACACCATATGTCCAGTCACAGATGTGGCAGGCAAGCGGTTGCCAGGTGATGCGGCAACAGTGCTGCCAGCCGCTGGCCCAGATCTCGGAGCAGGCTCGGTGCCAAGCTGTCTGTAGCGTGGCCCATGTCATCATGCGACAGCAGCAAGGGCAAAGTTTCAGTCAGCCTCAGCAACAACAAGTGCAAAGTTTCGGTCAGCCACATCAGCAGGTTCCGGTTGAGATAACGAGGATGGTGCTTCAGACCCTTCCATCGGTCTGCAGCGTGAACATCCCGCAATATTGCGCCACCACCCCATGCAGCACCATCTTTCAGACCCCCTACAACATCCCTATGGCCGCTACCTGTGTTGGTGGTACCTGCTAA
- the LOC123148882 gene encoding avenin-like a3, protein MKTMFILALLAFTATSAVAQLYTTCSQGYGQCQQQPQPQPQMNTCAAFLQQCIQTPYVQSQMWQASSCQLMRQQCCQPLAQISEQARCQAVCSVSQIIMRQQQGQRFGQPQQQQGQSFGQPQQQVPVEIMRMVLQTLPSMCSVNIPQYCTTTPCSTITPAIYSIPMTATCAGGAC, encoded by the coding sequence ATGAAGACCATGTTCATCCTCGCTCTCCTCGCCTTCACGGCGACAAGCGCAGTTGCGCAGCTGTACACTACCTGTAGCCAGGGCTACGGGCAATGCCAGCAGCAGCCGCAGCCACAGCCGCAGATGAACACATGCGCTGCTTTCTTGCAGCAGTGCATCCAGACACCATATGTCCAGTCACAGATGTGGCAGGCAAGCAGTTGCCAGTTGATGCGGCAACAGTGCTGCCAGCCGCTGGCCCAGATCTCGGAGCAGGCTCGGTGCCAGGCCGTCTGTAGCGTGTCACAGATCATCATGCGGCAGCAGCAAGGGCAACGTTTCGGCCAGCCTCAGCAGCAGCAAGGGCAAAGTTTCGGCCAGCCTCAGCAGCAGGTTCCGGTTGAGATAATGAGGATGGTGCTTCAGACCCTTCCGTCAATGTGCAGCGTGAACATCCCACAATATTGCACCACCACCCCGTGCAGCACCATCACCCCCGCCATCTACAGCATCCCCATGACAGCTACCTGTGCTGGTGGTGCCTGCTAA